TGTAACCTTGGCGGCGGTAGAGAAACCCGGCGCAAAGATCAGGTTCAGCGCCTCGGTCTTGCCCATGCGACTGGCTTCGGCTTCGGTGATGACGCCTTTTTCAACAGCCTTGGCCTTGATGACATCGGCATCTATACCCTTGCCATCATCCTTGATTTCGATGACGATATGGTTCCCTTCATGGAAAGCTGAAAGGTGTACTTTCCCCGTTGCGGGTTTGCCAACCGCCTTGCGCTCTTCCGGTGTTTCCACCCCATGGTCGCAGGAGTTGCGGATCAGGTGAACCAGAGGGTCTCCGATCTCTTCAACCACAGACTTGTCAAGTTCGGTATCTTCGCCAGTGATGATGAGTTCGATGTCTTTTTTCAATTCGCGGGAGAGATCGCGCACCATCCGCGGAAACCGATTGAACACTTTACCAACAGGCAGCATGCGTGTCTTCATGACCGCCATCTGAAGCTCGGTGGTGATCAGGCTCAACTGGGCACTGGTCTCACTGAGGGCTTCCACATGCTCGTTATCACGATCAGACTCCATCTGGCTGGTAAGCTGAAGTATGCGGTTACGTCCAAGAACCAGCTCTCCAACCAGATTCATAAGCGCGTCCAGGCGGTCTACATCGACACGGATCGTCTGTTCACCTTTTTTTCGATCATCGGCAGCTGCCTGCTTGGGAGCGTTCTTGGCAGCGGGAGCCGGGGGTGAAGTTTTTTTGGTGGGTTCAGACGCTGGGGCAATGGGGTGGGGATCAGCGACCGGAGCAGTTGCGGCAACTGCCGCGGCAGGGCGGGGCGACACAGCGGGCGGAACTGCAGCCGTTTCTTCGGCTGGCAGAGGCTGGGGCGCTGGCGGCGTCTCATGGTCCAGAACGACTTCGCCTTCTTTGCCTTCGGTAATCAGGTGCAATCGCTCGACAACCCCGCTGATATCCTGCTGGGAGTCGCCACGGCCAGAGCGAATATCCTCAGTGATGCTCTTCACCAGATCAAAGGCTTCCAGCAGAATATCCATGGTATGGGGATTCATGACAAGATCGCCCTTGCGCAGTTTATTCAAAACATCTTCAGCATGGTGAGTCAGCTCCGCCATGGTGGTAAAACCCAGAAATCCGCTGGTGCCCTTTACCGTATGGGCGCAGCGGAAAATGGCGTTCAGGAGGTCGTAATTATCCGGACTGTTTTCAAGCTCGATAAGATCCTGGTCAAGCTTTTCCAGCAGTTCGTCTGTCTCGACCAGAAAGTCCTCGATAATTTCTGTATCTTCGTGTCCCATTGCTCCCCCTGTCAGAGTCCGAATTCAGCGAGAAGTTTATCGACCAACCCCTGGTCATCTGCTGATGTTTCTTCTTCACGTTTCAACAGTTGAGGTGCAGCCCCATGGCTTTGCCTCAACGAAAGTACGGCTGCCAGCTCGTCAACACGGGTCTGCATGTCACCGACAAGTTTGCTGAGCCTGTCAACCTTCTGATGAGTAATATCCTGGAATTCCAGGGAACTCATCATGTCATATATTTCGTCCTGATTCTGCTGGTTCAGTTCCTCTATTTTCTGAAAATGAATACCATAATCACTTTCAGAAGCCACCGTCCGTTCCAGCAGATCCTTGACGCTGTTAAAGCGATCAAGCAATTGCTCACTGGATGACATAAGGTGCACTACAGAGTCTTCCGTGATGGAAACGATCTCTTCAAGGGATTTCTCCATCACTGGTATATCGTGTAAACAGGATGACATCACCGGCGCTATAGGGTTGAGCTTCTGACAAAGCCTGTTCAGCTTCTCAACTATGTGTGGCTGCAGGTGGGTGGTGTCCCTGGTGACGTGTTTCAAGTCTCCATCAACCATCCGTTGCAGAATAGACACCAGCTCCCGTCGTGTTTCGCTATCCATGGGAGGCATCCTGAACGTGGGTCATTTTACAGTCCCAGTACCTTGGATATTTTCTCTTCCAGGGTCTCAGGAGTAAAGGGTTTGACAATGTAATTATTCACGCCTGAGCGCAGAGCTTCGAGAATATCTTCCTTGGCGGCTTCCGTCGTGATCATAAGAATAGGCAGGTGTTTGTACTCTTCATTGGTACGGATCGCCTTGACAAACTGAAGCCCGTCCATTTCCGGCATATTCCAGTCGGTAATCACGAGATCCACCTTGTTTTCGCCCAGTGCTGCAAGGCCAGTCACACCATTGTCAGCTTCAATGATATCCTTGAAGCCAAGGCGGGTAAGCGTATTCTTGATGATACGCCTCATAGTGGAAGAATCATCTACGGTGATGATCTTTATATCCTTGCGATCCATCTAATCCTCCATTACTATAATTTCGAAACATTTTGATGCATTTTTTTAAGAGGATACTATAATAAACTCTTCAGAAAAAGGCAATTATTGTGCATTTCGCAGCACCTTTTTTTCTATGAAACGGACCTGTGATCGCATCTGAATCTCAGATATCCGATTAAAATCCTTGATGTTAATCTCCTGCCGGTTGCGCGTATCCAGATCTATGGCGGAAACAGACACGATACCGTCGACATCGATATTAAAGGTCACTTCAATGCGAGGCTCCCCCTTGGCTGCCATGCGTATGCCTGTCAGTTGAAATTTTCCCAGGGAGATATTATTGGAGGCACGTTCACTTTCACCCTGCAGAATATGCACCTCCACCACATTCTGATTATCGCTGATGGTAGTGAAGACTTTGGAGTTTGAGCAGGGAAGAGCGGTATTGCGGTTGATGATGGGGATAAATCTGTCACCCTCGGTTTCAATCCCCAGGGTCAGCGGAGTGATATCAACCAGTATAAGATCCTTGACATCACCTTCTATGATACCTGCCTGCACCGCAGCGCCCAATGCAACGCACTCGACGGGGTTGACATTTTTTGAGACAGGCTTCCCGGTAAATTTTTCTATGGTTTTCTGCACCAGTGGCACGCGCGTGGTACCTCCGACCAGTAATGCCCGCGAAATATCTTCGGGTTTGAGACCAGCATCATTGAGAGCCGCTTCGGCGGGAGGGATGAGCTGCGCCACGATGGGTTTGATGATCTCATCAAACTGTGCCCTGTTTATGGTGACTTCCAGGTGCTTCGGTCCGGTATTGTCAGCAGTGATAAAGGGTATGTTAATAGTGACTTCCGAAACTTCCGAGAGCATGATTTTTGCTTTTTCAGCGTCCTCGCGAAGTTTCTGCATGGCCATTTTATCCTCGGTGAGGTCAATGGAGTGCTGACGATAAAACTGCTGTGCGATGTGCTGTATCAGGGCGCTGTCCAGATCATCACCACCAAGGTGATTGTTTCCGGAGGTGGCCAGCACTTCCACAACACCATCGCACACTTCAAGGATAGAAATATCGTATGTTCCTCCACCGAGGTCAAAAACAGCGATGATTTCATGGTTCCCACGATCAATACCGTAGGCCAGTGCTGCCGCTGTAGGCTCGTTAATAATACGCGCCACTTCCAGCCCGGCAAGGCGTCCGGCATCCTTCACCGATTGCCGCTGCTGATCACTGAAGTAGGCGGGGACGGTAATGACAGCGCGCTGAATTGGCATACCAAGGGCTTCTTCCGCTTCACTGCGCAGTTGGCGTATGATCATGGCGGCTATCATCTCAGGACGATAGCGTATGCCATCTATGGTTGAAGTGAAGCTTGTCCCCATATGGCGTTTGATGGAGAGAAAGGTTCGTTCACTGTTGATCACGGCCTGATTTTTTGCAGTATTGCCGATCAGAGCACTGCCATCTTTCTGAAATGCCACAGCACTCGGGGTCAGGGCCTCCCCGGAACTGTTGGGGATAACCACTGGTCTGCCACTGTCTATATAGGCCACCACCGAGTTGGTCGTGCCAAAATCTATGCCGATAATTTTTGACATCAGTATTCCCCGCTAGCCCCGCAAACTTTCCAGTCGATCACGCTTGCTGAGAATCTCGTTGATGCGCAGGCCGAAATTCGCGTCGATGACCACCACTTCCCCGCGGGCAATGACTTTCTTGTTTACGACAAGTTCCACGGGATCACCCGCTTTTTTATCCAGTTCCACAATAGAGCCGGAGCCCAGTTTCAGCAGGTCTTTCAGGTATATCTTGGTTGAACCGATGCGAATGATAACTGCCAGATCAATATCCAGCAGCATTTCGATGTTCCGCATCTGCTCCTTGTTGAGGCTGGAGGAACCGGCGCCTCCACCACCGCCACCACTGTCAAAACCACCGAAATCAGCTGAACTGTCATCTGCAGCCAGATTCTCCAGGTCCACATCACTGAAGTCAAACAGATCATCACCATCACTGGCGCTTTCCTGCTCGCTAAATGCGGATGAAATTTCTTGGGCCAGAGTCTGGGGTATCAAAAGCTGCAGAGTACCATCCACTTTGCCGGGAGCATTCACACTAATCTCCAGGCGATACAGACTCTCATCCCCGAGTGCGCTGGCAAGTGAGTCCTGGTCAAAGACCGACGAACTCACTGAGGCAAAACGGAACTTTACCCCCTGAGCTGCTTCATTCAGAGGGACAACACAACTGGAAAAGGACGTATTAAGCAGATCACTGTAGGCATCAAGATCATCCTCCTCCATGCTGTCCTTCGCCGTGCCCTCACCCATCATCATGAGATCGACAAAGATACTGGCCATGGAAATCGGTGCCACGAGGAACATGGTTCCAGTGGCTCCCTCTTCAAAGGGAACTCGTGACAGTATCACCTGTGGTTCAGCTCCCAGCGCATCACCACTTACCATGCCTTCACCGGCAACCTGCATCTCCAAAGGATTGTTGATACTGGTACCCATGGACGACGACAGATTACTCACCACAATGCGGGAGAAATCGCTCAGATCAGGCCCATCATCTTCACTGTCTCCAACCATATTAAGCATCGCGTTAATTTCTTCTTGACTCAATCCTTCTGGTGTCATGGCTACACATCTTCTTTCACAATTTTACGGTGGATTTTGAATGCCTTGTTATTGTCGATGATGCCGATTTCGCCGTAATACTTCTTCATATCGCCAACCTGCAGAACCATGGGATCTCGAACTTTGGTGCTTAACGTCAGTATGTCGCCAATTTCAAGGTCAAGAATTTCACGCAGCGTCATGGTGGATTCCCCCAGTACCGCCTGCAGATTCGTCCTGGATTTTGACACGATACTGGTAATCTGCTGAACATTGGCCGTGGCATGCATTTTCTTTGCGCCGATAAGCCAGTCCTGCGAGTCGATTTTCTGCATGATCGGCTCAAGGACAATGGCAGGGATGCAGATATTCATCATACCACTGACATCACCAACTTTAATTTCAAAAACAAGCAGAATAACCACTTCGTTCTGGCTGACAATCTGGATGACATGGGGGCTGGTTTCACGAAGCTCTATCTTGAAGCGGATATTTATGATGGGTTGCCAGACCTCTGCCAGCTCACGCAAAGCGATGGCCAGCACGCCACCGATGACGTTCTGCTCAATATCAGTGATTTCTCGCACTTCATCTATGGGCTCGCCCTGCCCCCCCAGAAGTTTGTCGATAATTGGAAAAACCAGAGACGGGTTGACCTCAAGGACAGCATTGCCATCCAGGGGTAACATGCTGATGATATTGAAGCTGGTGGGGTTGGGAAGGCTCATCAGAAACTCACCATAGGTCATCTGATCGACACTGATGAGGTTCATGTCGGTAATGGAACGCAGGTACCCTGAGAGGCTGGAAGAAAAGTTGCGGGCGAACTTGTCGTGCAGGTTCTTGATAGACCGCATCTGATCTTTGCTGACCCGATCAGGGCGCTTGAAATCATAGAGGGAAACCTTCTTCTTGGTAACCGTAAGGGTTTCTACGGCTGCCTCCGGCTCATCATCGGCACTGACCGATGAGAGCAGCTGGTCTATTTCCTCCTGGGAGAGAATATCAGCCATGGTGTTCTCCCTTCTCCTTCTCTAGAGTGATATACATACTCTTCGACCGTTCTCGATATCTTCATTACCAGTAGGTCTGTATTCGCGCGGCAATGTCCTGGAGATCTGCAATTTCCGTGTAAACACCATGTTCCACGACGGCCCTTGGCATGCCATATACCACGCAGGTTTCAGCGCTCTGGGCGATAACCGATCCACCCATTTCATAGAGCATCCTGAATGCCTGCAACCCATCATTACCCATTCCCGTCATGATCACCCCAAGAGTCGAGGCGCCAAACTCCTGACACACACTCTGTGCCATAACATCAACACTTGGCTTATGCAAGGTATTGTCAGGCAGGTCAGAAAGCTGAATGCGACCTGCCTTGATTGTCATATGCTTTGCTCCGGGGGCCAGCAGAGCCAGCCCAGGTTGCAACACATCCCCGTGCTGGGCTTCACGTACCTCGATGGCGCACAGTGAATTCAGACGTTTGGCCAGGGGACCGGTAAAGGCAGGTGGCATATGTTGCACAATAACGATGGGCACCGGTGTGGCAGCAGGCAACCTGGTAAGTACCGCCTGAAGTGCTGGGGGACCACCAGTCGAGGTGCCAATGG
This portion of the Desulfurispirillum indicum S5 genome encodes:
- a CDS encoding chemotaxis protein CheA → MGHEDTEIIEDFLVETDELLEKLDQDLIELENSPDNYDLLNAIFRCAHTVKGTSGFLGFTTMAELTHHAEDVLNKLRKGDLVMNPHTMDILLEAFDLVKSITEDIRSGRGDSQQDISGVVERLHLITEGKEGEVVLDHETPPAPQPLPAEETAAVPPAVSPRPAAAVAATAPVADPHPIAPASEPTKKTSPPAPAAKNAPKQAAADDRKKGEQTIRVDVDRLDALMNLVGELVLGRNRILQLTSQMESDRDNEHVEALSETSAQLSLITTELQMAVMKTRMLPVGKVFNRFPRMVRDLSRELKKDIELIITGEDTELDKSVVEEIGDPLVHLIRNSCDHGVETPEERKAVGKPATGKVHLSAFHEGNHIVIEIKDDGKGIDADVIKAKAVEKGVITEAEASRMGKTEALNLIFAPGFSTAAKVTDVSGRGVGMDVVRTNIEKLNGLIVIDTDLGKGSTFTIKIPLTLAIIQVLLVGVSDESYAIPLVSVVETVKVTRGEIKTIERKQVLRLRDEVVPLVKLSGIFDVPTEEKNDVYIVILGLAERRIGLIVDTLLGQEEIVIKTLGDYLKGTPGITGATIMGDGRVNLIVDVASMIEMAAEGAAS
- a CDS encoding chemotaxis response regulator CheY, yielding MDRKDIKIITVDDSSTMRRIIKNTLTRLGFKDIIEADNGVTGLAALGENKVDLVITDWNMPEMDGLQFVKAIRTNEEYKHLPILMITTEAAKEDILEALRSGVNNYIVKPFTPETLEEKISKVLGL
- the dnaK gene encoding molecular chaperone DnaK; its protein translation is MSKIIGIDFGTTNSVVAYIDSGRPVVIPNSSGEALTPSAVAFQKDGSALIGNTAKNQAVINSERTFLSIKRHMGTSFTSTIDGIRYRPEMIAAMIIRQLRSEAEEALGMPIQRAVITVPAYFSDQQRQSVKDAGRLAGLEVARIINEPTAAALAYGIDRGNHEIIAVFDLGGGTYDISILEVCDGVVEVLATSGNNHLGGDDLDSALIQHIAQQFYRQHSIDLTEDKMAMQKLREDAEKAKIMLSEVSEVTINIPFITADNTGPKHLEVTINRAQFDEIIKPIVAQLIPPAEAALNDAGLKPEDISRALLVGGTTRVPLVQKTIEKFTGKPVSKNVNPVECVALGAAVQAGIIEGDVKDLILVDITPLTLGIETEGDRFIPIINRNTALPCSNSKVFTTISDNQNVVEVHILQGESERASNNISLGKFQLTGIRMAAKGEPRIEVTFNIDVDGIVSVSAIDLDTRNRQEINIKDFNRISEIQMRSQVRFIEKKVLRNAQ
- the fliN gene encoding flagellar motor switch protein FliN, with product MLNMVGDSEDDGPDLSDFSRIVVSNLSSSMGTSINNPLEMQVAGEGMVSGDALGAEPQVILSRVPFEEGATGTMFLVAPISMASIFVDLMMMGEGTAKDSMEEDDLDAYSDLLNTSFSSCVVPLNEAAQGVKFRFASVSSSVFDQDSLASALGDESLYRLEISVNAPGKVDGTLQLLIPQTLAQEISSAFSEQESASDGDDLFDFSDVDLENLAADDSSADFGGFDSGGGGGGAGSSSLNKEQMRNIEMLLDIDLAVIIRIGSTKIYLKDLLKLGSGSIVELDKKAGDPVELVVNKKVIARGEVVVIDANFGLRINEILSKRDRLESLRG
- the fliM gene encoding flagellar motor switch protein FliM, whose amino-acid sequence is MADILSQEEIDQLLSSVSADDEPEAAVETLTVTKKKVSLYDFKRPDRVSKDQMRSIKNLHDKFARNFSSSLSGYLRSITDMNLISVDQMTYGEFLMSLPNPTSFNIISMLPLDGNAVLEVNPSLVFPIIDKLLGGQGEPIDEVREITDIEQNVIGGVLAIALRELAEVWQPIINIRFKIELRETSPHVIQIVSQNEVVILLVFEIKVGDVSGMMNICIPAIVLEPIMQKIDSQDWLIGAKKMHATANVQQITSIVSKSRTNLQAVLGESTMTLREILDLEIGDILTLSTKVRDPMVLQVGDMKKYYGEIGIIDNNKAFKIHRKIVKEDV
- a CDS encoding protein-glutamate methylesterase/protein-glutamine glutaminase gives rise to the protein MQQIRVLVVDDSAFMRKMLTTMMEKDPAIKVVGTAKNGQDALEQISALQPDLVTMDIEMPIMDGLTALEQIMERTPVPVIMVSSLTTEGAEATLKALDLGALDFIAKQTSFVSTDIVKIEKELIHKVKLFARKQPTQRFRIHRPLTEQRVSKRVPAPPPASVPQQPPRTTPRRAGKARIIAIGTSTGGPPALQAVLTRLPAATPVPIVIVQHMPPAFTGPLAKRLNSLCAIEVREAQHGDVLQPGLALLAPGAKHMTIKAGRIQLSDLPDNTLHKPSVDVMAQSVCQEFGASTLGVIMTGMGNDGLQAFRMLYEMGGSVIAQSAETCVVYGMPRAVVEHGVYTEIADLQDIAARIQTYW